One Methylobacterium sp. AMS5 genomic region harbors:
- a CDS encoding L,D-transpeptidase has protein sequence MRPSPALALLVGLIPLAACQSQTAQVAQPVPIVAERPAVPPLPPGPERDAAWMKLAPKAPLDPTLARTTVDFATREPVGTLVVETAERRLYLVQPGGKAMRYPVSVGRAGLAWTGRAEIDRKLEWPDWNPAPEMIGRHPDLPSRLEGGPFSPIGARALYLAQNRRDTLYRIHGTNEPETIGQAVSSGCIRMLNEDVMDLYERVPVGTKVVVR, from the coding sequence ATGCGCCCTTCGCCCGCCCTCGCTCTTCTCGTGGGCCTCATACCCCTGGCAGCCTGCCAGTCGCAGACGGCGCAGGTCGCACAACCCGTCCCCATCGTCGCCGAACGGCCCGCCGTTCCGCCACTGCCTCCGGGGCCGGAGCGGGATGCCGCCTGGATGAAGCTCGCGCCAAAAGCGCCCCTCGATCCGACGCTGGCCCGCACCACCGTCGATTTCGCGACTCGGGAGCCCGTCGGCACCCTCGTCGTCGAGACGGCCGAGCGGCGGCTCTACCTCGTGCAGCCCGGCGGCAAGGCGATGCGCTACCCCGTCTCGGTGGGGCGGGCGGGGCTCGCATGGACCGGGAGGGCCGAGATCGACCGCAAGCTCGAATGGCCGGACTGGAACCCGGCCCCGGAGATGATCGGCCGTCACCCGGATCTGCCGTCGCGCCTGGAGGGCGGCCCGTTCAGCCCGATCGGCGCCCGCGCGCTCTATCTCGCGCAGAACCGGCGGGACACGCTCTACCGCATCCACGGCACCAACGAGCCGGAGACCATCGGGCAGGCGGTCTCCTCCGGCTGCATCCGCATGCTCAACGAGGACGTGATGGACCTCTACGA